Genomic window (Lycium barbarum isolate Lr01 chromosome 2, ASM1917538v2, whole genome shotgun sequence):
ACAAGAAATGGCACAATttttaaacaaataaataaataagcactAACATTCTGCTGGGTGTGTACGACATTGATGCACAATATAAACTCTCTGGACTTCCAATGAATTTGGGGTCTAGAACTTAGAAGTGTATCTCCTTCACAACAAGAAAGCAACAACTAAGAGGGAAGATGAGTTCGTTTTCTGTTATATTTTCTTGAACCTAACTATAATGAAAATTTGAGCTCTATATTTCCTTCTCTCGTACTTTTTACATCTATATGTATGAACTCAAAAACTTCTGTAATCTCTTCACCGATGAATATATCTGAACTCAAAAATTCTACTCCCCccatcccaaaataagtgtcaccttagcaaaaCACATGcccattaagaaatcaataaatacaatgtggAGTTTACTAAACTACCCCTTTTTATTAGATATCTTTTTAGAGTTGGGCAATATTAAAGAGGAGTACTTCTTTAGTACTAAGGGCATAGTTGGAAAGACTTGCCAATTTTTGTCTTAAATTCCTAAGGTGACCCttattttgggacagagggagtataatttcTTCACTGATAGATACATATGAACTCAAAAATTCTACATTGATGAAGCATGGACCCACAGTTGGAAGCACATGTTATTAtattttagggaaaagggtcaaaaatgcccctctactttaggaaaagagctaaaaatatcctccattacaaattttggtcaaaaatacccctcccatcATTAAAGtttccaaatatacccttgtcttAACAGAAATCTCCAAATCCCCCAAAATAATCCGATTTAATTTTTAAACCCGCTCATTTAATCCCTACCCAACTATATAGAAAACccatatgcgaccaacttgttccAAGTCCTACATCTGGAACCACTAGGCACAGGAGCGGGTAACCCATATgcgttttttatttagttgggtcgggtttaaatggagcgggtttaaaaatgaaataaaatcggGTTATGTTGGAGATTTCAATtaagataggggtatatttgaaaactttaatgacaggaggggtattttttacccaaatttgtAATGGAAGATATTTTATTTTAACTTCTTCTAGGCATGTGAAGTAAAAGAGTATTCTCTATAGGAGGAATGTGAGAATTTCTAGTAAAAATCAACTCATCTATATTTGCCAACATGGTCTACCTTGATCCTTTTTGGCAGATAGAAATGACATTTCCACACATCTATGCACATTTTAGATTTACTATGTATCATAATCCCTATTCCATTAAAGGCTACCATTCTTTAGTGCATGTTGTTTCATGAAGATACTTAAAACATATTAACATGTTCATCTATAACATTGGAGAACAAGTTCTTGAGCATCCACACTTGACCACATAACAACGGTTAAGGTTCATCCCATATCCATCATATTACATTTGCATTTTTCATTTAATAATTGCACATGaaaatattggagagttgaaaagGTTGGTTACTCTTGGTCAGTGTTACTTGCGTCTTGCAGAGATAGTGCTCCCAAACCCCAAAATATTATAAGCAAACAAAACCTTCGTGCTACTATAACTCGCAAAACTAGGTATGATAGTTTGATAAAGAACAAAAAGGACAAAGTATCGGTCACAACTGAAGctcttttttaaaaagaaaaaaaattacagATCTAAAGCTTGCAGTATATTGACCTACATTGTGTTAAGTGCTTCCAAAAGGGCTTATAGTTTAGTTGGGTTAGATGCTCCACTTATCATAAATCTAACTATAGAAAGCAACATTTTCCTTTTATAAAAAAGCTAGCCTAAATTTTAAAACAAAgtttgaacctttttttttttttttattagctaCAAAAAAGCTGATAATAGAGAACCTGGCAACCTAAAATCTCAGCAGGTCTCAGCTTCTAAATCTTGAAATCTTTTATCCTACAAACTTCAAACCCATATTTTAAATTCTTAACAGATATACTTCATTTCTTAAATAAAAGCACAAAACATtaaagggcaaaaaaaaaaaaacaagaaataacCTGCAACGACACTGATGTTTTTGTCCTTGTATCTCTCAACAAACAAATCAATAGTATCCTTAAACGCCTTAGTATCAAGTAGCAAAGTTGTTATATCCTGAAACATAATTCCTGCAAACAAAAATCACCACTTCTTTAACAAAAACATTTTTTACAACTAAAAAACATTGAAAGAATAAATGGGTACCGGGTTTAGGAAAATCGGGTATGACCCGAATTGCAGAAGAAATCCGAGCAATACGTTCATCATCATGAGACGCCATATCTGTTTTGCTAACTGGATCTCGGATCCGGGTCGTTTTCGAATCGGGTTCTTTACCGGGTCCGGTTGCGTCAACTCTATTTGATACAGAGATAGGTAAAAAAACACGAGTATTTCTAGTGGTTAGGGTGGTCATAGTGGTGGTGGTAGGTGATTTTATTTGGACTAAATTGTCCCTATGATAATAATATCTGTTTGTAAATTTTTCTGGGACAAAATTGGCCCTGGGTAATTTGAGAGCAACGTTTTGAGTTAGTGACTCCATAGTGTGTAGGGTTTTGCAAAGGGGACAGGAATGTTTAAATTAACGTATCACATGGTTGGTGGGAAGTGATAAGTAAACGGCAATTTCGTCATTTTGTGAGCCACCAGGTCAACATGGCTGCCTGTTATTTCCGAGGCTATTTTGGTAAATTTGACTAAAATGAAGTAATGTGATTGGGCTAACATGGAATCTTACTGTAGATTACCAATATATAAAATAATAGTTCAAAGTTTTACTGTAATCAATACTTAGCAATTAGTATAGTATTATTGGGCCCCTGCGCAGCACGGATTATCCTCAGGAAAAGGTCATGGATGCCctctcaaataaaaaaaattacc
Coding sequences:
- the LOC132627782 gene encoding adenine phosphoribosyltransferase 1-like → MESLTQNVALKLPRANFVPEKFTNRYYYHRDNLVQIKSPTTTTMTTLTTRNTRVFLPISVSNRVDATGPGKEPDSKTTRIRDPVSKTDMASHDDERIARISSAIRVIPDFPKPGIMFQDITTLLLDTKAFKDTIDLFVERYKDKNISVVAGIEARGFIFGPPIALAIGAKFVPMRKPKKLPGEVISEEYSLEYGTDKMEMHVGAVQAGERALVVDDLIATGGTLSAAIRLLERVGVEVFECACLIELPELKGRDRIGDKPLFVLVSSA